The Vicinamibacteria bacterium genome contains the following window.
AGTAACCTGACGTCCCGTGAGTGACGACCGCGGCCTCACCGAGGTAGCCCTTCCCGACCTCGAAGCCCTTCTACGGCTCATCGAGCGCGATCGGGTACGGTGGCCCCTTACGGAGGCGTCCCTCGAATCGCACGGTCTGGGTCACGTCTTTGAGCGTTTGCAGCCGCTCGCTGCACTCGACGAAGCGAACCTTCGCCCCTTGCTTCACGTCATCATCGCCGAACGCCGATTCCGCCCCGTCCCCCGCGTCGACCTCGTCTGGACCGGACCCGAGGCCCACGTCAGCACCGCCCGCGACACCCTCGTCGTCGTCCGTGAGCTTTTCGAGGATGCTCAGAAGAGCGTTTTGATCGGCGGCTACGCCTTCGACCACGGCAAAGACATCTTCGCCCCCCTCCACAAAACCATGAAGGAAAGGAGAGTCCAGACCCTCATCTTCGTCAACAAAGTCCAGGACTTCCTCCAGGAGAA
Protein-coding sequences here:
- the drmC gene encoding DISARM system phospholipase D-like protein DrmC, with amino-acid sequence MSDDRGLTEVALPDLEALLRLIERDRVRWPLTEASLESHGLGHVFERLQPLAALDEANLRPLLHVIIAERRFRPVPRVDLVWTGPEAHVSTARDTLVVVRELFEDAQKSVLIGGYAFDHGKDIFAPLHKTMKERRVQTLIFVNKVQDFLQENWPFGEPLPEVYSDPRTADSESRVSLHAKCIVVDETKALVTSANFTDRGQTRNIEMGVLIDDPGLASRLVQQWRGLIESGLVTKA